Genomic segment of Sphingomonas sp. KRR8:
CCCCCGGCCATGTCGAGCGGATCGCCGGCCTGGCGCGCGAGGGCTTCTATGACGGCGTCGTGTTCCACCGCGTCATCCCCGGCTTCATGGCGCAGGGCGGCGATCCGACGGGCACCGGCACCAGCGGCTCCAAGCTTCCTGACCTCAAGGCCGAGTTCAACGCCGAGCCGCACGTGCGCGGCACCTGCTCGATGGCCCGCACCAACCAGCCAAACTCGGCCAACAGCCAGTTCTTCATCTGCTTTGACGATGCCCGCTTCCTCGACAAGCAGTACACGGTGTGGGGCAATGTCGAGAGCGGCATGGAATATGTCGACGCCCTCCCCGTCGGCGAGCCGCCGCGCGCACCCGGCAAGATCGAGAAAGCGACCGTCGCATAATAATCAGGCACTCCACTCTACCGGAGTGGAGGGCCGAAGGTCCGTGGTCGAAGGTCGTGCAACGATGCGCTAACAAGCACCCTTCGACCACGCTCCTCTCCATCCGGGACGAGCGCTGTCTTAAATTGGGGGAGCGCTAAGCCATGACCAAGCCCGTCGTCCTGATCACCGGCGCTTCGGCCGGGCTCGGCGTTGATTTCGCGCGGCAGCTGTCGGCGGACGGAAGCCAGCTGGTGCTGGTAGCCCGGCGCAAGGACAGGCTAGACGAGCTGGCGGCGGAGCTTGGCAACGCGAGGGCCGTCGAGCTGGACCTCGCGGAGCCCGGTGCGGCCGACAAACTCATGGCCGACGTCATGGCGCACGACGAACACGTCGATTGCCTGATCAACAATGCGGGCTTTGGCCTCAGTGGGACCGTAGCCAAGCTCGACGGCGCGCGGCAACGCGCAATGATCGACCTGAACTGCGGGGTGCTGACGGAACTCTGCCACGCCGTACTGCCCGGCATGATCGAACGGAGCCGCGGCGGCATTCTCAACGTCGCCTCCACCGCTGCTTTCCAGCCCGGCCCCTATTCGGCCGTCTATTACGCCACCAAGGCCTATGTGCTGAGCTTCACCGAAGCGCTGCACGTCGAACTCAAGAAGACCGGCGTTCACGTGTCGGCGCTTTGTCCCGGGCCCACCAAAACCGAATTCTTCAAGGTTGCCGGATATGGAGAGGGCAACATGCTCGAGAAGATGGCGATGGCCAGCGCACCGGTGGTTGCCGCGGGCCTGGCGGGATTGGCGCGCAACCAGGCCGTCGTGATCCCGGGCGCGGTCAACAAGATCGGTGCGCAGGGCCATCGTCTGTTGCCGCGCTCGCTGCTCCGCCAGGTCGCCGCCATGATCAAGGCCGCTGACTAAGGGCAGGCGTTTGAAACGGAGCGCGCCCGACCCACATTGAACCGAAGTCGCCGCCCCCCGTTGGGCGGCCGAGGGAGCAATGAATGGCCGACGTCGAGACTGATACACGCCGCCTGCAGGTGGCCAACCTGCCGCCTGCAGACAGCGGACGGGGCATCGCCCGTCTGCCGCGGAAGTTCATGGACGACCTCGGCTTGTCCGACGGCGATGTCGTGGAGATCGTCGGCAAGCGGCCTACCCCGGCGCGCGCGATCGGACCTTATGGTGATGATGAAGGGCTCGACATCATCCGCCTCGATGGGCTGCAGCGCGCCAACGCTGGCGTTGGCTCCGGTGACTTCGTCGAAGTGCGCAAGGCGGTCAGCCGGCCCGCGACCCGCGTTGTCTTCGCGCCGGCGCAGAACAATATTCGCCTGACCGGCTCGACCGAAGCGCTCAGCCGGAGCTTCTCAAATCGACCGCTGACCGCTGGCGATACGGTCGCGACCACCGGCCATCAGCGCGTCAACGCCGAGATGCCGGAACAGGTGCGCGCCCTGTTCAACGCACCGGCCTTTGCGCTTCAGGAAATCCGCCTGACGGTGATCAACACCGCACCCCGCGGCATCGTACACATCGACCGCGATACGGTCGTGGAACTACTGCCCGAATATACCGAGCAGCTGGGCGAGCGCCGCGCCGACGTGACCTATGACGACCTCGGCGGCCTCAAGAGCACCATCGATGCATTGCGGGAGATGGTCGAGCTGCCCTTGCGGCATCCCGAGCTGTTTCAGCGGCTCGGTGTCGATCCGCCCAAGGGCGTGCTCCTCCACGGCCCGCCCGGCACGGGCAAGACCCGGCTGGCGCGCGCGGTGGCCAACGAAAGCGACGCGCAATTCTTCCACATCGCCGGTCCCGAAATCATGGGTTCTGCCTATGGCGAATCGGAGAAGCGGCTGCGCGAGATCTTTGAGCAGGCCGCCGCCGCCGCGCCCTCGATCATCTTCATCGACGAGATCGACTCCATCGCCCCCAAGCGTGATCAGGTCAGCGGCGAGGCCGAGAAGCGCCTGGTGGCTCAGCTCCTGACCCTGATGGACGGTCTGGAGCCGCGCCAAAACCTCGTCGTCATTGCCGCCACCAACCGGCCCGAAGCGCTTGACGAAGCGCTACGGCGGCCAGGGCGGTTCGACCGCGAAATCGTCGTCGGCGTGCCCGACGAGACCGGTCGTCGCGAGATCCTGGGCATTCACACCCGCGGCATGCCGCTGGACGGCGGGGTCGACCTCGATGGCCTGGCCCGGCGCACCTACGGCTTTGTCGGTGCAGACCTTGCGGCCCTTGTCCGTGAGGCCGCGCTCGAGGCCGTTCGGCGAATCATGCCCGAACTGAACCTGGCGGAAGGCACCATTCCGACCGAGGTCCTCGACAAGCTGGCCGTGCTCGGGAGCGACTTCGACGGGGCGCTCAAGCGCGTCCAGCCTTCGGCCATGCGCGAGGTGATGGTCCAGGTGCCGAACCTCACCTGGGAGGATGTCGGCGGGCTCGACCAGGCGGCTTCCAAGCTCAAGGAAGGTGTCGAGCTTCCGTTGAAGCACCCGGACGCGTTCAAGCGCCTCGGCATCCGCCCGGCCAAGGGTTTCCTCCTTTATGGCCCGCCGGGCACCGGCAAGACCCTGCTGGCGAAAGCCACGGCCCGCGAAAGCCAGGCTAATTTCATCGCCACCAAGAGTTCGGACCTGCTGTCCAAATGGTATGGTGAAAGCGAGCAGCAGATCGCCCGCCTGTTCGCCCGCGCCCGGCAGGTCGCGCCCACCGTGATCTTCATCGACGAGCTCGACAGCCTAGTCCCGGCGCGTGGTGGTGGTCTTGGCGAGCCGCAGGTGACGGAGCGGGTGGTCAACACCATTCTGGCCGAGATGGACGGGCTGGAGGAGCTGCAGGGTGTGGTGCTGATCGGAGCGACAAACCGACCCAATTTGATCGACCCCGCCTTGCTTCGGCCGGGCCGGCTGGATGAGCTGATCTATGTCGGCCCGCCGGACACCGCCGGGCGCCGGAGGATCCTGGCGATCCACACCAAGGGCATGCCGCTTGCCCCCGATGTCGACCTGGAATCGCTTGCGCGGCGCACCGAAAACTTCACCGGCGCCGACCTTGAGGACCTGACCCGCCGGGCGGGGCTGACCGCGCTCCGGCGCGGGCTCGACGCGGGCAGTGTCACCATGGCCGACTTTGAAACGGCGCTGCAGGACACGCGAGCTTCGGTCACGCCCGAGATGCTGGAAGAATATGAGCGGATCCAAGACACGTTGAAGTCGGACGCGGTGCGGCCGGACCGGGGCGGGATCGGCTTTGTCTCACCTGGCATGCTGCGCCCGCGCGACCCGGCAAAGCAGGGCTGACGCTTCTGCTCCTGCACTGGCAGGAGCAGCGCTTCACTCCTTGCCGATGCGTCGCCCTGCTACGGCGAGGGCCATCACCACCACCACGCAGGCGGCAAACGGAAGGTGCGGGTTGATTCCGTAGAGGGTCATTCCGACGCTTGGGGCCAGCACGTAGCTGATGCCGTTGGCCGAAGTGATGACCCCCGCGACGGCGCCCTGCTCGCCCGTCGGTACCGCAAGGCTTGCGCCTGAGGTGAAGCCCGGCCGGGTGAAACCGAAGCCGATCGACGTGAGGCCAAAGCCGAGCACCAGCCCGTAGAGATCGCGCGCGACCATTGTCATCACCAGCCCCGCGGCGGCGATCACCGCGCCCCACAGGATCAGCTTGCGCGGTGCGAGATTGAGCCGCGGGATCATGCCCCACTGCGCCGCCAGCGTGCCGGCTGCGCCGGCCATCATCACAATCGAGATGGGCCCTTCGGCGCCATTGGGGCTGAGGTGGAGGGTGTCGATGACGAAAAAGCCGATACAAGTCAGGCTGGCCGCCTGAGCGTGACCAGCGGTGACCCCCGCAAGGATCCAGGGCTTGATCCGTGGATCGCGCCAGGACAGCCGCCGTTGGCGCCGCGGCGCGGTGGCTGCGCGAACGCTCGCGCCGGTCGCCATGGAGGCGATGCTGGGATAGCTCATCGCGGCACCGCGACCCTCCCGCCGACTGTGCGCATCGTCAGGCAGCCAGCGCAGCACGGAGACGAAGACCGCCACCCCGATCAGGGCAAAAGCGAATAGCGGACCGGGCAGCCCGACGAAGCGAAGGACGAACAGCGGCGCCAGCGCGGGACCCACCACGGTGCCGAGGCC
This window contains:
- a CDS encoding peptidylprolyl isomerase — protein: MADSAQTLTLTLSTGGDVVIRLRPDLAPGHVERIAGLAREGFYDGVVFHRVIPGFMAQGGDPTGTGTSGSKLPDLKAEFNAEPHVRGTCSMARTNQPNSANSQFFICFDDARFLDKQYTVWGNVESGMEYVDALPVGEPPRAPGKIEKATVA
- a CDS encoding SDR family oxidoreductase, with the translated sequence MTKPVVLITGASAGLGVDFARQLSADGSQLVLVARRKDRLDELAAELGNARAVELDLAEPGAADKLMADVMAHDEHVDCLINNAGFGLSGTVAKLDGARQRAMIDLNCGVLTELCHAVLPGMIERSRGGILNVASTAAFQPGPYSAVYYATKAYVLSFTEALHVELKKTGVHVSALCPGPTKTEFFKVAGYGEGNMLEKMAMASAPVVAAGLAGLARNQAVVIPGAVNKIGAQGHRLLPRSLLRQVAAMIKAAD
- a CDS encoding CDC48 family AAA ATPase, producing MADVETDTRRLQVANLPPADSGRGIARLPRKFMDDLGLSDGDVVEIVGKRPTPARAIGPYGDDEGLDIIRLDGLQRANAGVGSGDFVEVRKAVSRPATRVVFAPAQNNIRLTGSTEALSRSFSNRPLTAGDTVATTGHQRVNAEMPEQVRALFNAPAFALQEIRLTVINTAPRGIVHIDRDTVVELLPEYTEQLGERRADVTYDDLGGLKSTIDALREMVELPLRHPELFQRLGVDPPKGVLLHGPPGTGKTRLARAVANESDAQFFHIAGPEIMGSAYGESEKRLREIFEQAAAAAPSIIFIDEIDSIAPKRDQVSGEAEKRLVAQLLTLMDGLEPRQNLVVIAATNRPEALDEALRRPGRFDREIVVGVPDETGRREILGIHTRGMPLDGGVDLDGLARRTYGFVGADLAALVREAALEAVRRIMPELNLAEGTIPTEVLDKLAVLGSDFDGALKRVQPSAMREVMVQVPNLTWEDVGGLDQAASKLKEGVELPLKHPDAFKRLGIRPAKGFLLYGPPGTGKTLLAKATARESQANFIATKSSDLLSKWYGESEQQIARLFARARQVAPTVIFIDELDSLVPARGGGLGEPQVTERVVNTILAEMDGLEELQGVVLIGATNRPNLIDPALLRPGRLDELIYVGPPDTAGRRRILAIHTKGMPLAPDVDLESLARRTENFTGADLEDLTRRAGLTALRRGLDAGSVTMADFETALQDTRASVTPEMLEEYERIQDTLKSDAVRPDRGGIGFVSPGMLRPRDPAKQG
- a CDS encoding MFS transporter encodes the protein MDAPRSRQKVAGSALTTRHFLLLFAAMLVAAAGNTALQSVMPAIGRAIGIADLWVAIAYTWSAVLWVALAPYWAEKSDHHGRKALTLLGLGGFIVSMTLCGLSLVGGLHGWWSGALTFVLFALFRSIYGSLGCATPSATQAYLASKTRRAARTSALSALSSSFGLGTVVGPALAPLFVLRFVGLPGPLFAFALIGVAVFVSVLRWLPDDAHSRREGRGAAMSYPSIASMATGASVRAATAPRRQRRLSWRDPRIKPWILAGVTAGHAQAASLTCIGFFVIDTLHLSPNGAEGPISIVMMAGAAGTLAAQWGMIPRLNLAPRKLILWGAVIAAAGLVMTMVARDLYGLVLGFGLTSIGFGFTRPGFTSGASLAVPTGEQGAVAGVITSANGISYVLAPSVGMTLYGINPHLPFAACVVVVMALAVAGRRIGKE